TTTATCGTCAATATAAAAGAAGTGCTTTCCAAAAAAGGGAATTCCCTGGGCTACCATTTAAGACTTTCAGGTATAGAGGCAGAAATTCCCGTTTCCCGGCAAAATACCCAAAACTTCAATCAGCTTTTAAAGCAATATCATTAATCCATTCGTCACAAAACATTACCATTCGTACCATTTCACTGCCCTGATATTTCAACTTATAACAAATATCTGCCATATATCCCAATAGTTTGTCTATCAATTTGATAATTCATCACTTTGTAGTCGTAAACAAACAATCTTACGATGAAAAAATCATTCAAATTCAAAGGTATGCAAATTGCGGACAGGAAATTGATGCTATTGGCAATAGTTCTCAGCATTGTTTCGCGGACCTATGCCCAGGAAAAAACATTTCTTACGGGGAAACTGGTAGATCAGAAAACGAATCAAGCGGTTCCTTATGCCAATGTATCATTGGAAAAAGTATCTGATTCGAGCCCGATGAGCAGTTCAATTAGCGATACTGCCGGAATATTTTTTATAAACCCTATTCCAAAGTGTAAATACAAACTGTCTATAAAAATCATCGGTTACGAACCGGAAATCAGAATCATCAATCTTGAAAATGAAAGCAAGAATGATGTTGGGACAATCTACCTGCAGAATAAAGATATTAAACTTAAAGAAACGGTTATTACCGGCGAACGGCCAGAGGCAAGACCAGAAAGGGGTAAAACAACATTTTATGTAACTCAAAAGATGCTTGATGCCACCAATACTGGTACTGATGTTTTGAGGCTTATTCCCGGTATTCAGATCGACATTATGCAAAACATCTCATTGGAAGGAAATCCAAACATCCTGATTTTAGTAGATGGCAAAGAGCGCGACAGGCATTTTATCGCCCAGTTAAATTCCAACCAAATAGAGAAAATTGAAGTCATCAGTGTGCCTCCTTCCTCCTATGATGCCAGGGTAACAGGAGCAATCAACATTATTCTGAAAAAGGAAAGAGACTATGGATTGAACGGACAGATTTTCGCTGAAATTCCAACAAATGGTTCGGAAATTTATATTTTCCCAAACTACAGCCTGAATTACGGTTTCAAAAAATTAAACCTCTACACTTCTTATAATGGTGAAATGAGTTATTTTGATATCCATGAATGTACAAAACGCAAAGAATGGAATAATACAGATTTTAATGAAATCATTTCAAACCAATATGTCAGGCAAATGGACTGGTCGCACAGGTTTCATTATGGGTTCGATTATTTTTTAAGTTCCCGCGACCAGCTTAATTTTTATGCCTTCTTTAATCCTTATTCCCAAGAACATAATGGCACTGCTAATCTCCAATTGAATGGCAAAATTAACAGGCAATGGGAGGCGAAAAAAGAAGATACGGATATCAACACCGGCAGCTTATATTCGTTGTTTTACAGGCATATTTTTAATAAAAAAGGGCAGGAAATCACTTTAGATATCAGCAACTACAGGCTGAAGGCAGAAAATAAAACTGATTACATTGATGAAAGCCGGGAGAATAATTCTGCAATCCGGGTAAATGAGGTTAAACCCAGACAAAATGTGGCAAGTATTAAAATAGATTTTGTAACTCCCCTTTCGGATAAGTTTGTTTTCAATTCCGGAATAAAAGGGAAATTTCAGGTTATGCAGGACAGATATTCAAACAGTTTTAAGTACAACGAAAATATTTATGCAGTTTATGCAACTGCAAC
The Bacteroidota bacterium DNA segment above includes these coding regions:
- a CDS encoding TonB-dependent receptor: MKKSFKFKGMQIADRKLMLLAIVLSIVSRTYAQEKTFLTGKLVDQKTNQAVPYANVSLEKVSDSSPMSSSISDTAGIFFINPIPKCKYKLSIKIIGYEPEIRIINLENESKNDVGTIYLQNKDIKLKETVITGERPEARPERGKTTFYVTQKMLDATNTGTDVLRLIPGIQIDIMQNISLEGNPNILILVDGKERDRHFIAQLNSNQIEKIEVISVPPSSYDARVTGAINIILKKERDYGLNGQIFAEIPTNGSEIYIFPNYSLNYGFKKLNLYTSYNGEMSYFDIHECTKRKEWNNTDFNEIISNQYVRQMDWSHRFHYGFDYFLSSRDQLNFYAFFNPYSQEHNGTANLQLNGKINRQWEAKKEDTDINTGSLYSLFYRHIFNKKGQEITLDISNYRLKAENKTDYIDESRENNSAIRVNEVKPRQNVASIKIDFVTPLSDKFVFNSGIKGKFQVMQDRYSNSFKYNENIYAVYATATYNKNSRYEMNTGLRVENFNSTLKSGFNHQGLSFFPYVSVKYKLTGTQNIQFSCNRSIIRPNIYQLDPSVSIDDPYTVRKGNPALKPEFRNSLYIEHSILFRGNYFSSRLFYNRLAGVINNLTFINDTNSFESQMQNLGTIHQYGLQFSGSLKLGIATFNPYLRLYDIYTAGNSLARQYSIGDRHNPVIESSISAVLSFKYGMSLSLTFQYASKKNNIQDNYFCDALYFLTFEKTFRQKIKVGLVSGIP